Proteins encoded by one window of Ascochyta rabiei chromosome 1, complete sequence:
- a CDS encoding Lytic starch monooxygenase: MKWAIAQTLAFAAGIHAHGYLSQPMSRTGLNAQAGADTCPECTILEPVTAWPDLDAAQVGRSGPCGYNARVSVDYNQPGPRWGSAPVINYKGGDVVDVQWCVDNNGDHGGMFSYRICQDQALVDKFLTPGYLPTDAEKQAAENCFQAGTLPCTDVSGQTCGYSPDCTQGQGCWRNDWFTCKGFQDTKCRGVDNAPLNSCYTSIAGGYTVSSRIKIPNYVSNHTLLSFKWNSFQTPQVYLTCADIKITGSSGSNPPTTSSKVSSVAPTPTKASSTATATGCATPVATVAVTFNSKTTTVVGQTVKIAGSIAQLGSWNTANAPSLSASKYTSANPLWTTTINLPAGTSFEYKFIKVESNGAVTYESGTNRAYTVPNSCASTATVDATWK, translated from the exons ATGAAGTGGGCCATCGCACAAACGCTTGCCTTCGCCGCTGGTATCCATGCCCATGGCTACCTTTCTCAACCGATGAGCCGGACAGGCCTCAATGCTCAGGCTGGAGCAGATACGTGCCCCGAATGCACCATCCTAGAGCCCGTCACGGCGTGGCCTGACCTCGATGCTGCACAGGTCGGTCGCAGCGGACCCTGCGGCTACAACGCGCGCGTATCGGTGGACTACAACCAGCCCGGCCCTCGCTGGGGCTCCGCACCAGTCATCAACTACAAAGGTGGCGACGTGGTCGACGTACAATGGTGTGTCGACAACAACGGCGACCATGGCGGCATGTTCAGCTACCGCATCTGCCAGGACCAGGCTCTCGTCGACAAATTTCTGACGCCTGGGTACCTACCGACTGATGCCGAAAAGCAGGCCGCCGAGAATTGCTTTCAAGCTGGGACGCTGCCATGCACGGACGTGAGCGGCCAGACTTGCGGATATAGTCCGGATTGTACGCAGGGACAGGGCTGTTGGAGGAATGACTGGTTTACGTGTAAGGGATTCCAAGATACGAAGTGCAGGGGTGTCGACAATGCACCGCTGAACTCCTGCTACACGAGCATCGCCGGTGGCTACACT GTTTCTTCCAGGATCAAGATCCCGAACTATGTATCGAACCATACGCTATTGTCGTTTAAGTGGAACTCGTTCCAGACACCGCAAGTGTACCTGACATGCGCTGATATTAAAATCACCGGATCATCTGGCTCGAACCCTCCAACCACCAGCAGCAAGGTCTCGTCTGTGGCACCGACTCCCACCAAGGCCAGCTCGACCGCTACAGCCACTGGATGCGCCACACCGGTAGCAACCGTTGCTGTGACCTTCAACAGCAAGACAACCACAGTTGTGGGCCAGACAGTAAAGATTGCTGGATCTATCGCGCAGTTGGGCAGCTGGAACACGGCAAATGCGCCATCACTCTCCGCTTCCAAGTACACGTCGGCCAACCCTCTTTGGACTACCACCATCAACCTACCTGCTGGTACCAGCTTTGAATACAAGTTCATCAAGGTGGAGAGTAATGGCGCGGTGACTTACGAGTCGGGTACGAACAGAGCTTACACCGTCCCGAACAGTTGCGCAAGTACAGCAACAGTAGATGCGACGTGGAAGTAA